In Archangium violaceum, the following are encoded in one genomic region:
- a CDS encoding DUF3291 domain-containing protein has product MKTWHIAQLNVARAVAPLDSPQLADFVAALDHINALAEASSGFIWRLKSDEGNATDIKVSDDPNLIVNMSVWESVEQLFEYVYRTPHTKVMARRREWFEHPAEAHQVMWWIPAGHVPTAEEAMERLRHLRENGPTPHAFTFRQRHPAPEQVGDPTDMKPER; this is encoded by the coding sequence GTGAAGACTTGGCACATCGCTCAACTCAATGTCGCTCGCGCCGTCGCACCGCTCGACAGCCCGCAGCTCGCGGACTTCGTGGCGGCGCTCGACCACATCAACGCGCTCGCCGAGGCCTCTTCCGGCTTCATCTGGCGCCTCAAGAGTGACGAGGGCAATGCCACCGACATCAAGGTGAGCGACGATCCCAACCTCATCGTCAACATGTCGGTCTGGGAGTCGGTCGAGCAGCTGTTCGAGTACGTCTACCGCACGCCTCACACGAAGGTGATGGCGCGCCGACGCGAGTGGTTCGAGCATCCGGCGGAGGCGCATCAGGTGATGTGGTGGATTCCAGCCGGCCATGTTCCGACGGCGGAAGAAGCGATGGAGCGTCTGCGGCATCTGCGCGAAAACGGACCCACGCCGCACGCCTTCACCTTCCGTCAGCGCCATCCAGCGCCGGAGCAGGTCGGAGACCCGACCGATATGAAACCCGAGCGCTAG
- a CDS encoding RlpA-like double-psi beta-barrel domain-containing protein, with protein MRTLSRTALKALPVTLIILLTAAVAVAQKKNSSGSTGISIKGNGELAYYNDAGYGACGTQINAAAQELASVSHVYWTAASASKDPLCKKCARVTYNGKTITVPVKDKCPGCGPATIDLSLPAFQKLAHPDVGRAKGASWSIVDC; from the coding sequence ATGAGAACTCTTTCCAGAACAGCGCTGAAAGCCCTTCCCGTAACGCTCATCATCCTGCTGACCGCCGCGGTGGCCGTCGCGCAAAAGAAGAACAGCTCAGGCAGCACGGGCATATCCATCAAAGGAAATGGAGAGCTCGCCTATTACAACGACGCGGGTTACGGCGCTTGCGGCACCCAGATCAACGCCGCCGCGCAGGAGTTGGCCTCCGTGTCCCATGTATACTGGACGGCTGCTTCCGCCAGCAAGGATCCTCTCTGTAAGAAGTGCGCCAGGGTCACGTACAACGGGAAGACAATCACGGTGCCGGTGAAGGATAAATGCCCGGGGTGTGGCCCAGCCACCATCGACCTCAGCCTGCCAGCGTTCCAGAAACTCGCCCATCCGGACGTTGGCAGGGCCAAAGGCGCGAGCTGGAGCATTGTCGACTGCTAG
- a CDS encoding right-handed parallel beta-helix repeat-containing protein: MWLVFTALQTSCSGPVEPQTPEGADALALQSTRQEVVNVTTAGAARAADLAFLASGTSLRTFYVSKSGSNTDCLSRATACHTLTRALSLMTLPGDKVIVVGASTPYSESVSVNPDRGGTAANPKYILGETSNGYRAVIVPSTGAALSFNSSYWVVDNLTIDCQGAFGPGVNVLSSNFLNRTPTSAHHVALRNLRISRCQSSAIELRYTEDVLVEGSELTNNRKTDTNGYRLGSHGVTLNKGTKRVLIRNNKATGNSGDGVQCQGREQESDLDAYWDVRDLTIESNEFANNDENAVDIKSCQGVSIIGANSFHDHKAEEDIQAEPRLSAKSCGGSAILLHYAAQRILIEGAQLAWSGRGITVGNEYFEVTDVAIRRNEIYGMNQTRWQTPKGLWRVNCGDGIAVNRGSRIDIYHNTLKDIAHSGILVGHDTYYRGDASGPNTVLGPANTVRVWNNILSDVKGLPAVNRLNGTQLAGTEGGFLDYNVDNTPGRYSDYNLYHGAQAALFRRSAGLTATTQTSALVNLATWRAQTGMDPAPTSLETDPRLVHYGVSTSGGWRYRWYIQLGQGSFALDSALVDAGNTGTHCAGGPDRGAYESDCNAGGGSGVFKAADGSCLSISEEAVSVDSTCSPYSSQIQNAELQLETVAESGCPVRGGADAPLTSVVPGYCNPNMPSPESSTWYYWATLGNELGECLFNERHYPQGDAEIHLGRCEDVPSVFRFDRGQLYVQPRDSLAPRGDCIYYDPYGYDEVTVDEYGCWRPSEWEVRSDGSLYNVSAGRCLTTDWQYGLVMADCDGDSSQLWYWSGTLRSPGGHCVETYDAPEGTRLRLNACDDSAAQQWSYVGLD; encoded by the coding sequence GTGTGGCTGGTTTTCACGGCGCTACAGACCTCCTGCTCGGGGCCGGTCGAGCCCCAGACGCCAGAGGGCGCGGACGCGCTGGCTCTCCAGAGCACCCGACAGGAGGTGGTCAACGTAACCACCGCGGGTGCGGCACGAGCCGCGGACCTCGCCTTCCTCGCCAGCGGCACGTCCTTACGGACCTTCTACGTGAGCAAGAGCGGGAGCAACACGGACTGTCTGTCCAGGGCCACGGCCTGCCATACGCTTACCCGGGCCCTCTCCTTGATGACCCTGCCGGGCGACAAGGTCATCGTGGTGGGAGCGTCGACGCCCTATTCCGAATCCGTTTCGGTCAACCCCGACCGCGGTGGCACCGCCGCGAATCCCAAGTACATCCTCGGCGAGACGTCGAACGGGTACCGCGCGGTGATCGTCCCGTCGACCGGAGCGGCCCTCTCCTTCAACTCGTCCTACTGGGTCGTCGACAACCTCACCATTGATTGTCAGGGGGCCTTCGGCCCCGGTGTGAATGTCCTGTCGTCCAATTTCCTCAACCGCACGCCCACCTCGGCGCATCACGTCGCCCTCCGGAACCTGCGAATCTCCCGGTGCCAGAGCTCCGCCATCGAGCTCCGGTACACGGAGGATGTCCTGGTCGAGGGCAGCGAGCTCACCAACAACCGGAAGACCGACACCAACGGCTACCGCCTGGGCTCCCATGGCGTCACGCTGAACAAGGGCACGAAGCGGGTGCTGATCCGCAACAACAAGGCCACGGGCAATTCCGGCGATGGAGTCCAGTGCCAGGGACGTGAGCAAGAGAGCGACCTCGACGCCTACTGGGACGTCCGCGACCTCACCATCGAGAGCAACGAGTTCGCCAACAACGACGAGAACGCGGTCGACATCAAGTCCTGCCAGGGCGTCTCCATCATCGGCGCGAACTCCTTCCATGACCACAAGGCGGAAGAGGACATCCAGGCCGAGCCCAGGCTGAGCGCGAAGTCCTGCGGAGGCAGCGCCATCCTCCTCCACTATGCCGCCCAACGGATCCTCATCGAGGGAGCGCAGCTCGCCTGGAGTGGAAGGGGCATCACCGTGGGCAACGAGTATTTCGAGGTCACGGACGTCGCCATCCGGCGCAATGAGATCTACGGCATGAACCAGACCCGGTGGCAGACCCCCAAGGGGCTCTGGCGGGTCAACTGCGGTGATGGAATCGCCGTCAACCGGGGCTCGCGCATCGACATCTACCACAACACCCTGAAGGACATCGCCCACTCGGGCATCCTCGTGGGACACGATACCTACTACCGCGGCGATGCGAGCGGACCGAACACGGTCCTGGGCCCGGCGAATACGGTGCGTGTCTGGAACAACATCCTCTCGGACGTGAAAGGCCTGCCCGCCGTCAACCGCTTGAATGGGACGCAGCTCGCCGGAACGGAGGGAGGGTTCCTCGACTACAACGTCGACAATACGCCGGGCCGGTACAGCGATTACAACCTCTATCACGGGGCGCAGGCCGCCCTCTTCCGACGCTCGGCGGGGCTGACCGCCACGACCCAGACGTCCGCTCTCGTGAACCTGGCCACCTGGCGGGCGCAGACAGGAATGGACCCTGCCCCCACCAGCCTCGAAACGGATCCCCGGTTGGTCCATTACGGTGTCTCCACCAGCGGTGGCTGGCGGTATCGCTGGTACATCCAGTTGGGCCAGGGCTCGTTCGCCCTCGACAGCGCCCTCGTCGATGCCGGAAACACCGGGACGCACTGCGCCGGTGGTCCAGACCGTGGCGCCTACGAGAGCGATTGCAACGCGGGCGGGGGGAGCGGCGTGTTCAAGGCGGCGGACGGAAGCTGCCTCTCCATCAGCGAGGAGGCCGTCTCCGTCGATAGCACCTGCTCGCCCTACTCCTCACAGATCCAGAACGCGGAGCTCCAGCTCGAGACGGTCGCGGAGAGCGGGTGCCCTGTCCGGGGCGGAGCGGATGCGCCCCTGACCTCCGTGGTTCCCGGCTACTGCAACCCGAACATGCCGTCTCCCGAGTCCTCCACCTGGTACTACTGGGCGACGCTTGGCAACGAGCTGGGCGAATGCCTCTTCAACGAGCGGCACTACCCGCAAGGCGATGCCGAAATCCACCTGGGCAGGTGTGAAGACGTTCCCTCCGTCTTCAGGTTCGACAGGGGGCAGCTCTACGTGCAGCCCCGGGACAGCCTCGCGCCTCGTGGTGATTGCATCTACTACGACCCGTACGGATACGACGAGGTGACGGTGGATGAGTATGGCTGCTGGCGCCCGTCCGAATGGGAGGTGCGAAGTGATGGCTCGCTCTACAATGTCTCCGCGGGAAGGTGCCTGACCACGGATTGGCAGTACGGTCTGGTCATGGCGGACTGCGACGGCGACTCCTCCCAGCTGTGGTACTGGTCCGGCACCCTCCGCAGCCCCGGCGGCCACTGCGTGGAGACCTACGACGCCCCCGAGGGGACCCGCCTGCGTCTCAACGCCTGTGACGACTCCGCGGCCCAGCAATGGAGCTACGTGGGCCTGGACTGA
- a CDS encoding glutathione S-transferase family protein, which produces MTVPVRPLRLHRHALSGHSHRVELFLSLLKLPSELIDVDLAKGEHKTPGFLARNPFGQVPVLEDGEVTLADSNAILVYLATRYDPSGRWLPQEPVAAARVQQWLSVAAGPLASGPAAARLVAVFGTKLDAERAKAIATQLYTVLDPYLANRSFLVGDAPTLADVALYSYTAHAPEGGVSLEPYGNVRAWLARIEALPGFVPMRRTPTRFAA; this is translated from the coding sequence ATGACCGTCCCCGTCCGTCCCCTCCGTCTCCATCGCCACGCCCTGTCCGGCCATTCGCACCGGGTCGAGCTGTTCCTGTCCCTGCTGAAGCTCCCGTCGGAGCTCATCGACGTCGATCTCGCCAAGGGGGAGCACAAGACCCCCGGGTTCCTGGCCAGGAACCCGTTCGGCCAGGTGCCGGTGCTCGAGGACGGGGAGGTGACGCTGGCCGACAGCAACGCCATCCTCGTCTATCTCGCGACACGGTACGACCCCTCGGGGCGTTGGCTTCCGCAAGAGCCGGTCGCGGCCGCGCGGGTGCAGCAGTGGCTCTCGGTTGCGGCCGGGCCTCTCGCGTCGGGTCCCGCGGCGGCGCGCCTGGTCGCGGTGTTCGGCACGAAGCTCGACGCCGAGCGCGCGAAGGCGATCGCCACCCAGCTCTACACGGTGCTCGACCCGTATCTGGCCAACAGGAGCTTCCTCGTCGGGGACGCACCGACCCTCGCCGACGTGGCTCTCTACTCCTATACCGCCCACGCCCCCGAGGGTGGCGTGTCCCTCGAGCCCTACGGCAACGTGCGGGCGTGGCTCGCGCGTATCGAGGCGTTGCCCGGCTTCGTGCCGATGCGGCGGACGCCGACGCGGTTCGCGGCCTGA
- a CDS encoding cyclase family protein gives MTEQWRVQFDAKVEFQNGGSLEVEGFRLDIPGTDIDDDALSVAFVRHLGLLMVGEVRIRRKELIREPHKGSRGMSGSEPRMEPRRLVELSHVIRHGMVTYPGLPGPEITEHLTRESSRARYAEGTEFHIGRISMVANTGTYLDTPFHRFAGGADLAAIPLGKVADLPGLVVRVNDSRDRAIDRNVFLPYDVRGRAVLVHTGWDRHWGTERYGADAPFLTRDAAVWLAEQGAGLVGIDSVNIDDMGDATRPAHTRLLEAGIPIVEHLCGLEQLPTDGFRFHAAPPRVHEMGTFPVRAYAVVNGGASTGE, from the coding sequence ATGACCGAGCAATGGCGCGTGCAGTTCGATGCGAAGGTGGAGTTCCAGAACGGAGGCTCGTTGGAGGTCGAGGGCTTCCGCCTCGACATCCCTGGAACGGATATCGATGACGATGCGCTCTCGGTGGCGTTCGTGCGGCACCTCGGGTTGCTCATGGTGGGAGAGGTCCGTATCCGCCGCAAGGAGTTGATTCGCGAGCCTCACAAGGGCTCGCGGGGGATGAGCGGGTCCGAGCCGCGCATGGAACCTCGGCGGCTGGTGGAGCTGAGCCACGTCATCCGCCATGGAATGGTCACCTACCCGGGGCTTCCAGGTCCGGAAATAACCGAGCACCTGACGCGGGAGTCCTCACGGGCTCGCTACGCGGAGGGCACCGAGTTCCACATCGGTCGCATCTCGATGGTCGCGAACACGGGCACGTACCTCGACACGCCATTCCATCGATTCGCTGGGGGCGCGGACCTCGCGGCGATTCCTCTCGGGAAGGTGGCCGACCTGCCGGGCCTCGTGGTGCGTGTGAATGACAGTCGCGACCGAGCCATCGACCGGAACGTGTTCCTGCCGTACGACGTGCGGGGTCGCGCGGTACTCGTGCACACGGGCTGGGACCGGCACTGGGGCACCGAGCGTTACGGTGCCGACGCGCCATTCCTCACCCGCGACGCGGCGGTCTGGCTGGCCGAGCAGGGAGCTGGGCTCGTTGGCATCGACTCGGTCAATATCGATGACATGGGAGATGCCACGCGGCCCGCACACACGCGGTTGCTCGAGGCAGGCATTCCCATCGTCGAGCACCTGTGCGGGCTGGAGCAGCTTCCCACGGATGGATTCCGGTTCCACGCCGCGCCACCACGGGTTCACGAAATGGGCACGTTTCCGGTGCGTGCGTATGCGGTCGTGAAC
- a CDS encoding alpha/beta fold hydrolase yields the protein MGKVVLARVTTLVVFMSLMGNPGTAMGAEPVIRVGSIVSETRTLTTTDGVTVNYELGTFYVPENRNRADSRPIGVGFARIRAPQPTGAPPVFWLPGGPGFSVLGAFEQSDAAGRGRLKSWINFGTVGDLVVVEQRGYTSRGEMLEVDADASPLNKPATLEQSKASALATARKALATFPDKDLAGYDIGAFADDVDDLREALGYRNITLFGGSFGSQWSFAVMRRHPGSVARAVLSGVEPLDNNYDMPSHVYASMRRIAFDADRDPGLKPYLPEGGTMAALRTVHDRLAAAPVVVSVIDKSSGKPVSVTLGVGDFEKALVERSADASEWPAFVLSLYHRQYDDWARDTIEGRKAGKRAIIGPLVDTSLGVTPARAHQLLTDPAVGVLGSWNFAPYIAAADVWPTADMGDTFRGVVPTDIPVVFVHGDWDTSTPIENMLEVLPYYSHGHAIVVHRGGHDGTFYQLREDAKAKASVYAFMRTGSMEGLPSSVTLPLPTFAKPTFAANNL from the coding sequence ATGGGAAAGGTTGTTCTCGCACGCGTCACGACGCTCGTCGTTTTCATGTCCCTGATGGGAAACCCTGGGACGGCGATGGGGGCGGAGCCAGTCATCAGGGTTGGCTCCATCGTCAGCGAGACCCGCACGCTCACCACCACCGACGGCGTGACGGTGAATTACGAGCTCGGCACGTTCTATGTGCCGGAGAACCGGAACAGGGCAGACAGCCGTCCCATTGGCGTGGGGTTCGCGCGTATCCGCGCGCCGCAACCCACCGGAGCGCCGCCCGTGTTCTGGCTGCCTGGTGGCCCTGGCTTCTCGGTGCTCGGCGCGTTCGAGCAGTCCGATGCGGCGGGCCGCGGCCGCCTCAAATCGTGGATCAACTTCGGCACCGTCGGCGACCTGGTGGTGGTCGAGCAGCGTGGCTACACCTCTCGGGGTGAGATGCTGGAGGTGGATGCGGATGCCTCTCCTCTGAACAAGCCAGCCACGCTCGAACAGTCGAAAGCCAGCGCACTGGCCACGGCACGCAAGGCGCTGGCCACGTTTCCGGACAAGGACCTCGCGGGATACGACATCGGTGCATTCGCCGACGATGTGGACGACCTGAGAGAAGCCCTCGGTTACCGCAACATCACGCTGTTCGGTGGCAGCTTTGGCTCCCAGTGGAGCTTCGCGGTGATGAGGCGGCATCCCGGGTCCGTCGCGCGCGCGGTCCTTTCCGGTGTCGAACCGCTCGACAACAACTACGACATGCCGTCCCACGTGTATGCCTCGATGCGGCGGATCGCCTTCGACGCGGACCGGGATCCTGGCCTGAAACCCTATCTGCCCGAAGGCGGAACGATGGCCGCCCTGCGTACCGTGCACGATCGACTCGCCGCCGCGCCGGTCGTCGTTTCCGTCATCGACAAGTCCTCCGGCAAGCCGGTGTCGGTGACGCTCGGCGTGGGCGATTTCGAGAAAGCGCTGGTCGAGCGTTCAGCCGATGCCAGTGAATGGCCGGCCTTCGTTCTCAGCCTTTATCACCGGCAATACGACGACTGGGCTCGCGACACGATCGAGGGACGCAAGGCGGGCAAGCGCGCGATCATCGGCCCGCTGGTGGATACGAGCCTTGGCGTCACGCCCGCACGCGCGCATCAGCTTCTCACCGACCCGGCGGTGGGGGTGCTGGGCAGTTGGAACTTCGCCCCGTATATAGCGGCCGCCGATGTCTGGCCGACGGCCGACATGGGCGACACGTTCCGCGGCGTCGTGCCGACGGATATTCCGGTGGTGTTCGTACACGGCGACTGGGATACGTCGACGCCGATCGAGAACATGCTGGAGGTGCTGCCTTATTACTCGCATGGGCATGCGATCGTCGTGCATCGGGGAGGGCACGATGGGACGTTCTATCAGTTGCGCGAGGATGCAAAGGCCAAGGCCTCCGTCTATGCCTTCATGCGGACAGGGAGCATGGAAGGGTTGCCGTCGAGCGTGACGTTGCCACTGCCGACGTTCGCGAAGCCGACGTTCGCCGCGAACAACCTGTAG
- a CDS encoding pyridoxamine 5'-phosphate oxidase family protein has protein sequence MRARLEQIGRKVIRSFMPEQHRELFCKLPFLLVGSLDGERRPWASILVGRPGFVTSPDPRTLVVSALPGFGDALGQNLLPGAPLGLLGIQLETRRRNRMNGTVVELGGGRFVVRVEQSFGNCPRYIQAREPVFVAEPSRVTGPRPVRKEGPRLSGASVELIDRADTFFIATASPAARGDEPVEGVDVSHRGGKPGFVRVTNEAGRTVLTAPDFSGNFHFNTFGNLALNPRAGLLFVDFATGGLLSLTGETEIVWDGPEVEAFTGAERLLRFRVTDGTWIEDGVPLRWSAAQPAPQLGAPPCAAYPRSGPR, from the coding sequence ATGCGTGCCCGCCTCGAGCAGATCGGGCGCAAGGTCATCCGCTCGTTCATGCCGGAGCAACATCGCGAGCTGTTCTGCAAGCTGCCCTTCCTGCTCGTCGGCAGTCTGGATGGTGAGCGACGTCCATGGGCCTCCATCCTCGTGGGCCGACCGGGCTTCGTGACCTCGCCCGACCCGCGGACGCTCGTGGTCTCAGCGCTCCCCGGCTTCGGAGATGCCCTGGGCCAGAACCTCCTCCCGGGCGCACCCCTGGGCCTTCTCGGTATCCAGCTCGAGACGCGCCGCCGCAACCGGATGAACGGAACGGTGGTGGAGCTCGGCGGGGGCCGATTCGTCGTCCGGGTCGAGCAGAGCTTCGGCAATTGCCCGCGGTACATCCAGGCACGGGAGCCCGTCTTCGTGGCCGAGCCCTCCCGTGTCACGGGGCCGCGACCCGTGCGGAAGGAAGGCCCGCGGCTGTCCGGTGCGAGCGTCGAGCTCATCGACCGCGCGGATACGTTCTTCATCGCCACGGCGTCACCGGCCGCGCGAGGGGACGAGCCGGTCGAAGGCGTCGATGTCTCGCATCGCGGTGGCAAGCCCGGCTTCGTGCGAGTGACGAACGAGGCCGGCCGCACTGTCCTGACGGCTCCGGACTTCAGCGGCAACTTTCATTTCAATACGTTTGGCAACCTGGCCCTCAACCCGCGTGCGGGTCTGTTGTTCGTCGACTTCGCCACCGGTGGGCTCCTCTCGCTGACCGGTGAGACAGAGATCGTCTGGGATGGGCCCGAGGTCGAGGCCTTCACGGGGGCTGAGCGGCTCCTGCGCTTCCGCGTCACGGATGGCACGTGGATCGAGGACGGCGTGCCGTTGCGATGGTCCGCGGCCCAGCCCGCTCCGCAGCTCGGCGCCCCCCCGTGCGCTGCGTATCCACGCAGTGGGCCGCGGTGA
- a CDS encoding LysR family transcriptional regulator, with protein MDRLETMRVFVAVAEEEGFAPAARRLAMSPPAVTRAIAALEERIGTRLLHRTTRIVRLTEAGGRFLTDCKRILGEIEEAEASAAGSHTEPRGQLGVTASMMFGRMFVAPILLDFLARHPHVTARTLLVDRVVDLVDEGLDVAVRIAHLSDSSLSAVRVGSVRRVVCASPRYLAEHGVPRTPAELSRFDALTFSSTASQQAWSFASGTRVQTVSPPTQLIVNTAEVAIAAAVAGRGVTRVLSYQIAPELLSGKLQIVLADFEPPPIPIHVVYLEGRRAHARVRSFVDFAVDRLRSEKSLNG; from the coding sequence GTGGACCGGCTCGAGACCATGCGCGTGTTCGTCGCGGTAGCGGAAGAAGAAGGCTTCGCGCCTGCGGCCCGGCGCCTCGCGATGTCGCCGCCAGCCGTGACGAGGGCCATCGCCGCGCTCGAGGAGCGGATTGGCACCCGCCTGCTTCATCGCACGACGCGCATCGTGCGCCTGACGGAGGCGGGCGGCCGGTTCCTCACGGACTGCAAGCGCATCCTCGGGGAAATCGAGGAGGCCGAGGCGTCGGCGGCGGGCTCCCATACCGAGCCACGCGGGCAACTCGGGGTGACAGCGTCCATGATGTTCGGGCGGATGTTCGTCGCGCCCATCCTCCTGGACTTCCTGGCCCGGCACCCGCACGTCACGGCGAGAACGCTGCTCGTCGATCGCGTTGTGGACCTCGTGGATGAGGGGCTGGACGTCGCCGTGCGGATCGCTCATCTATCGGATTCGTCGTTGAGCGCGGTCCGGGTGGGTTCGGTGCGGCGGGTGGTCTGCGCATCCCCCCGGTATCTGGCCGAGCACGGCGTCCCACGGACCCCGGCCGAGCTGTCGCGTTTCGACGCGCTCACATTCTCGTCCACCGCCTCACAGCAGGCCTGGTCGTTCGCGTCGGGGACGAGGGTCCAGACGGTCAGCCCACCCACGCAACTGATCGTCAACACCGCCGAGGTCGCGATCGCGGCAGCGGTTGCCGGGCGAGGGGTGACCCGGGTGCTCTCCTATCAGATCGCCCCGGAGCTGCTCTCGGGGAAGCTCCAGATCGTGCTCGCGGATTTCGAGCCTCCGCCCATTCCGATCCACGTCGTGTACCTGGAGGGCCGGCGTGCTCATGCTCGGGTGCGTTCCTTCGTCGATTTCGCGGTCGACCGGCTCCGGTCCGAGAAGTCCTTGAACGGGTGA
- a CDS encoding SH3 domain-containing protein produces MLPGPQQPNSFPWSGKIIPWSAALRSGPTPGARILADLPRGENVKVVLRSGGWLYVECHFESRKPLKGYVSRELIKHVQPTNTARGGVQQNVKADVTPQHIGSRLQQKQIPPHDTSVSFQLAQPKIIAIATDSYLKPTMYVADPLLPGGYVLGFGQDLSFARGRTQPHGPSIGTTTAALDGKMRLLLKEFASNDTRGKARRLFDAFLKPQRNLVFWSDTGLTADAEAHPNITTFVHRALSAPNSPERTTGQTRIHQALEKAGWDINAVAPVTGLGVPAFNQGSPAWHTGDFNNGLGVMINGVQHAIVVAKAYNLDRSKNEYYIKLEYVFYDVFGLDDDDLKEYGADGGWVDSDAAQGITAWWQLQHRHGYAPLITRIVFVREFRVPVPPARGARR; encoded by the coding sequence ATGCTACCAGGACCGCAGCAGCCCAACAGCTTTCCATGGTCTGGAAAGATCATCCCTTGGAGTGCTGCACTTCGGAGCGGGCCGACCCCTGGAGCACGTATCCTGGCGGACCTGCCACGTGGCGAGAACGTCAAGGTCGTCCTCCGATCCGGGGGATGGCTGTATGTCGAGTGCCATTTCGAAAGCCGTAAGCCCTTGAAGGGATATGTGTCACGGGAGCTGATCAAGCACGTTCAACCCACGAACACGGCCAGGGGTGGCGTCCAGCAGAACGTCAAAGCGGACGTCACACCGCAGCACATCGGGTCGCGGCTCCAGCAGAAACAGATCCCGCCCCACGATACCTCCGTCAGTTTCCAACTCGCCCAGCCGAAGATCATCGCCATCGCCACCGACAGCTATCTGAAGCCCACGATGTATGTCGCCGATCCCCTGCTTCCCGGCGGGTACGTGCTGGGCTTCGGCCAGGACCTCTCCTTCGCCAGGGGGCGGACGCAACCCCATGGGCCCAGCATCGGCACGACCACCGCCGCCCTGGACGGCAAGATGCGCCTCCTGCTGAAGGAGTTCGCGAGCAATGACACGCGTGGCAAGGCGCGGCGGCTGTTCGACGCCTTCCTCAAACCGCAACGCAATCTGGTGTTCTGGAGCGACACGGGCCTCACCGCGGATGCCGAGGCGCATCCCAACATCACCACCTTCGTCCATCGAGCGCTCTCCGCACCGAATTCGCCGGAGCGCACCACGGGGCAGACGAGGATCCACCAGGCGCTCGAGAAGGCCGGCTGGGACATCAACGCCGTTGCGCCCGTGACGGGACTGGGAGTGCCAGCGTTCAACCAGGGGAGCCCAGCCTGGCACACGGGTGATTTCAATAATGGGCTGGGGGTGATGATCAACGGCGTCCAACACGCGATCGTGGTCGCGAAGGCGTACAACCTCGACCGCTCCAAGAATGAGTACTATATCAAGCTGGAATACGTGTTCTACGATGTGTTCGGTCTTGATGACGACGACCTGAAGGAATACGGCGCCGACGGTGGCTGGGTCGACAGTGACGCGGCACAGGGCATCACCGCCTGGTGGCAGCTTCAGCACCGGCACGGCTATGCGCCGCTCATCACCCGTATCGTCTTTGTAAGGGAGTTCAGGGTCCCTGTTCCTCCCGCTCGGGGGGCGCGCCGATGA